From Hydra vulgaris chromosome 15, alternate assembly HydraT2T_AEP, one genomic window encodes:
- the LOC100204363 gene encoding contactin-associated protein-like 4 — translation MKLCVLNTSLLLCVEAFSVIFALTISLKGKERIEYNLGYERMQTDSINLIFKFRTIDPSGLIFYGTNLLRGDFICLELINGELRYTSKIGFDDKSDQKLVVGNNLNTYEWHRVNLTRVGRNVSITLDNVKNERYFDGDFEKIILGGRVYFGGVSDQVDLSLHQLTTRKFSGCLQNLMFNNIDIFYNAKYSEEKFQTFGDILWDRCEDIDYDPIMFQSQQDHALIPTFIKDSLNVVLNFRTAIKNGLIFFKPSKALCIYLALKDGVLTLEVDFAKRTENPILIKLGKDFNDGFWHRVEFLINSKKVMLQIEKFFEEVDLKKSYSHYPVQFDINNSSLAGGNEEKLGGFVGCIYNIWVDNTLIDFSKLGDEYTFGVIKKCELKDHCLFTPCQHGGICSQDFHSYKCDCSFIHYYGDKCQHSIFQQGCQAYKDLGVKEDSYCMIDPDGDKGAVKPFKVLCNMTSDSKLAFTILSHKKENSDIPIYMGEREGNTLKTVFDYGLSIEAIEVMFRSASVCQQFIQLKCRNTRLLNSPSGPAVVHWEGREGLKEDYWGGAPPDSSMCACGVNQTCADGLKFCNCDINDNIWREDSGFIYEIDRLPIMAIYANISANNSYLSVGALKCHFTNNVNELGSFKERSLAACLSVNAKPTELPTQKITTANFNGKQVEGWLKTIESTSATLENSILQKVNFNLTLAIPSNDADKDGLKLQLGKWAILSIAIMVVLVAIIIGVVCIVKRWQRSSNRTEFDDDDEYQVSNQERTEMCTFFGAVARNERNRPVIEVHRHSIHFDTFDELPPAYREYGDRSLQQPITTHIDLSYKSRKSGFFC, via the exons ATGAAGCTTTGCGTATTGAATACGAGTTTGCTCTTATGTGTAGAAGCATTTTCAGTTATTTTCGCTCTAACTATTTCATTGAAAGGAAAAGAAAGAATCGAATATAATTTAGGATACGAAAGAATGCAAACAGactcaataaatttaattttcaaattcagAACTATAGACCCTTCAGGGCTGATATTTTACGGAACAAATTTGTTGAGGGGAGATTTTATTTGTCTGGAATTAATAAATGGCGAGTTGAG atacACTTCTAAAATAGGTTTCGATGATAAATCCGACCAAAAACTAGTTGTTGGAAACAATTTAAACACATACGAATGGCACCGTGTAAATCTAACAAGAGTTGGAAGAAATGTTTCAATAACTCTTGATAACGTAAAAAATGAAAGGTATTTTGATggtgattttgaaaaaattatacttgGGGGGAGGGTTTATTTTGGAGGAGTGAGTGACCAGGTTGATCTTTCCTTACATCAGCTAACAACAAGGAAATTTTCTGGTTGTCTACAAAATCTTATGTTTAATaacattgatatattttataatgcaaaatatagcgaagaaaaatttcaaacttttggTGATATTCTTTGGGATAGATGTGAAGATATTGATTATGATCCAATCATGTTTCAAAGTCAACAAGATCATGCACTTATtccaacatttattaaagacagtcttaatgttgttttaaattttcgcACTGCAATTAAGAAcggtctaatattttttaaaccatcgAAAGCTCTGTGCATTTATTTAGCCTTAAAAGATGGAGTTCTTACATTAGAAGTTGATTTTGCAAAAAGAACCGAAAACCCAATATTGATTAAGTTAGGAAAAGATTTTAATGACGGTTTTTGGCATCgagttgaatttttaattaactcaaaaaaagtaatgttgCAAATTGAGAAGTTCTTTGAAGAAGTTGACCTTAAGAAAAGCTACTCGCATTATCCTGttcaatttgatattaataacaGTTCTTTAGCAGGGGGTAATGAAGAAAAATTAGGTGGTTTTGTGGGGTGCATATACAATATTTGGGTTGATAATACACTAATTGATTTTTCCAAACTTGGAGACGAATACACTTTTGGTGTTATCAAAAAATGCGAGTTAAAAGATCACTGTTTGTTTACACCTTGTCAACATGGGGGGATTTGCTCTCAAGATTTTCACTCTTATAAGTGTGATTGTTCGTTTATTCATTATTATGGAGATAAATGTCAACATTCGATATTTCAACAAGGTTGTCAGGCTTATAAAGACCTTGGGGTAAAAGAAGACTCATATTGTATGATTGATCCAGATGGTGACAAAGGAGCTGTTAaaccttttaaagttttatgtaacATGACAAGTGATTCAAAATTAGCCTTTACAATACTTtcacataaaaaagaaaacagtgaCATACCCATTTATATGGGAGAAAGAGAAggaaatactttaaaaacagtttttgacTACGGATTATCTATTGAAGCAATTGAAGTAATGTTCCGAAGTGCTTCAGTTTGTCAACAATTTATTCAACTAAAATGTCGCAATACTCGTTTGTTAAACTCCCCTTCCGGACCGGCAGTAGTCCATTGGGAAGGACGCGAAGGCCTTAAAGAAGATTACTGGGGAGGAGCTCCTCCAGATAGTAGTATGTGTGCTTGTGGGGTAAACCAGACATGTGCAGACGGATTGAAGTTCTGTAACTGCGatataaatgataatatttgGAGAGAAGATTCAG GCTTTATATATGAGATAGACAGATTACCTATAATGGCAATATATGCCAACATATCTGCTAACAACTCTTATTTGTCAGTTGGCGCACTAAAATGTCACTTTACAAACAATGTGAATGAGTTGGGTTCTTTTAAAGAGCGATCATTAGCAGCTTGTTTATCAGTTAATGCAAAACCAACAGAGCTTCCTACGCAAAAAATTACGACAGCTAACTTTAATGGCAAACAAGTTGAAGGTTGGCTAAAAACAATTGAGTCAACATCTGCTACCTTAGAAAATTCAATActtcaaaaagttaattttaatctGACTCTTGCAATCCCTTCAAATGATGCTGACAAAGACGGTCTAAAGTTACAGTTAGGTAAATGGGCCATTCTTTCAATTGCAATAATGGTCGTTCttgttgctattattattgGAGTTGTTTGTATTGTAAAACGATGGCAACGTTCCTCTAATCGAACCGAGTTTGATGACGATGATGAATACCAAGTAAGTAATCAAGAAAGAACAGAAATGTGCACATTTTTTGGTGCGGTAGCGCGAAACGAAAGAAATCGGCCTGTAATTGAAGTGCACCGTCATTCTATTCATTTTGATACTTTTGATGAACTTCCACCTGCTTACAGAGAATACGGTGACCGCTCATTACAGCAACCAATTACAACGCACATAGACTTAAGTTATAAATCACGAAAGTCAGGATTTTTTTGCTGA